In Pseudodesulfovibrio alkaliphilus, the sequence AAGTTTCGGGGCCTCCTTGAATATGGACCGCGAAATATCCACGCTGCATTGCTTCAGCTCCTCGAGTTTGCGCTCGCCAATGCGGTCTGCTGCGTGCTCTGCAACCATAGGAAGAAGCAGGTATGCAGCCTCCAGTTGGTCGGCCATGACCTTTTCCGGGCTCAGGTTCAGGTCCAGCGGATTGTCCTGGGCGCTGGAAATGCCGATTCGCATGTAGCAGCCGCTGCCGGGGCGGATGCTGACCAAGCCCCTCGCCTCCAGTGAATGGAGGATGGAGCGCAGGGTGTTGCGGCTTACGTCGAGCATGGCTACCAGTCTGCGCTCAGGCGGCAGACGGTCTCCTGCCTTGAGTCCCAGGTCCTGAATGATTTGACCGAGCCTTTCGAGGGCCTTGTCTTTTTTACTCATGCTTTCCTCTGGGCTGGGCTGAAGCAGCCTCATTGGTTTAACCAATTATCTTTTTGATGAGCGGCGAGCCAACCAAAAAAATTTTTTTGGCGATTATTGATCCAGTTTTTGTCATTTTTGACCCAATATTGCAATTGGTTCATCCAATTGCAAAGACTTGTGATTGGAACAGGGTGCCCCGCATTGGGTGCATCACAGCACCTTCGGTCTTGCAAACCCTTTGAAACTGAAGGCGAAGTCAGGAGGAACGACGGAAGAGAGGGGCGATCCGGGTCGGAGGGTAATCAGGAGCCGTTGCGTTTGCCGCATTCAGAGCG encodes:
- a CDS encoding FadR/GntR family transcriptional regulator; translation: MSKKDKALERLGQIIQDLGLKAGDRLPPERRLVAMLDVSRNTLRSILHSLEARGLVSIRPGSGCYMRIGISSAQDNPLDLNLSPEKVMADQLEAAYLLLPMVAEHAADRIGERKLEELKQCSVDISRSIFKEAPKLVWNECLTFFRLIAIGTGNDFLVRAVEQVCSVDMSTFDMFFTLRREEREAIFADHIKLLHALRARDSEWARAITANYFLRMCSILEERENIPMTDLVFRSLREQEDQHERNEAWST